In Terriglobales bacterium, the genomic stretch CCACCTGGGCTTCACGGGGGCGGATGACCCCGTCCTCGTCGAATGCGATGAACAACACCACGTTCTTCTTGGGGCCGGAGACCGGGGCCGCGATCGGCCGGGTGTCGGGCGGCGGGGCGCCGCTGCGCTCCGCCCGGGCCTTCAGTTGCAGCATGTAGAAGCCGGCGCTGAACATGGCCACGATCAGCACGATGGCGGTGATCTGTACGTGCCGGGGGATCATTTCGCCGCCTCCACCACCGCGCGCGCGCCGGCGATCCCGGACGCGATCGCGCCCGCCACCTGCTGCTGGTAGTTCGCGGAATTCAGCGTGTCCACTTGCGAAGCGGGCACGGAAACCTCTACGGCGATGGCCGCCGCGGTAAGGTTGTTGAGCGGCCGGACCGGAGCAGCGACCACCGCGCTCGGCATGTCCCGCTTTCCGATCTCCTCGGCTACGGCATTGGCGAGCGCCCTGCTGGCGACGGTGTGGCCGGACTGCGCCATCTCCCAGGGCACGAATAATCGCTGCTGGGCGGAGGCGGCGGGCAGCATGGCGGTGTACACCCGCACGCCGGTGCCGAGAGTGGCTGCATGGAGCGCCACATAGACGGCGGCGCGCGCGGCATTCACCGTGTCGGCCCGCTGCTCCAGGGAGACGGCCGCGTCGGAATCGCGCAACATGAGGGTGTTGATCCCGCGCGCTTGCAGTTCGCCGCGAAGTTTCCGCGCGAAGGCCAGAGTCACATCTTTCTCCACCAGCTTGTCGCTGAGCGTGGCGCCACGCTCTTCCCCACCGTGGCCGGCGTCCACCACGACGAGGTAGGCGGGATGTCCGGCTGCTGCTGCCATTCCGGCCGCCGCTCCGGGCGACGGCAGCTGCGCTCCGGGCGCACTCTCCGCTGCTGGAACCTGGGGTGTTGCCGCCGGGGGAGGAGGCGCGGGCGGAGGCGCCTGCGCCGCTTGTTGCGGAGCGGGGATGATGCGGATGGTCTTTCCCCCGTCGGCAAAGGTCGCCATCACCGGCGCGTTCGCCTGGACAGTCACCTCCGCTGTGCCATTGGATTCGGTGAAATGGGCGCCCGGTGTCAACTTTTCGTCCATGAACTGGAACGTCCCGGTATCGGAGACGATCGGCTCGCGGGTGAAGGTCATGCGCAGCTTGCCGGGTTCGGTGCTGATGGTGGGATTCACCGCTTCGGAGAAGCTCAGCACCATGCCCTCCCCCTTCTTGACTTCGACGGTGAAGCGAGTGGCGGTGTGACCCACGAAGATCCTTCGCGAGGCGGTATGGAAATCCACCCGGCTATCGAGCAGCCTGGAGAGCAGTACGGGGAGGGAATGCAGGGGGATGAGTCCGTGCTGCCCGTCGAGGAGGAAGGGCGCCGTCAGGTCGATGCGCTGCCGGCCGATGCGGCCGTGGGTCTGGCCTGGCTGGAAGGTGCATTCGACATGGTTGAAGCGCAGCCGGAACTCATGGTCGTCGACGCGGGCGCTGACTCTTCCCAGCGGCTCAACCGCCTGGGGCAGGGAGACGTAATCGTCATTGCCATGTTCCTGCACCGGCAGGGTATAGCTGACGCGCGGTGCGTACACCGTGGCCCGCTTCTCCTCGGCCGAGCGCAGCCCGGTCGCCACTAGCGTCACCGCCAGCAGTGCCGCCACAACCGCCCGCTCAATCCAGCGCATAGATGGTCAGGCCCGACAGCAGCTTGGGATAGAAATCGGTGGATTTTTGCGGCATCACCTCGCCGGCGAAAGCGATGTCCCGTACCTGCTCCACGCGCACCGGCCTCATCAGGAATGCGACATTGGCGCCCGCCCCCACCCGGGCCACCGCCTCCTTCGGATCGCGCAGGTACTCGATGTTCTTCTGCTCGCGGATGGATTGCTCGGTCAGTCCCAGCACCGATTCCAGCAGCACCTTGTGCAGGCGTACGACGTCGAGTTCCGCCTGCATCCGGGAGAGCCCTGCCAGGGCCGGGTGGGTGGCCTCCGCCGGAGCACGCAGCAGGAACTTGTTGCCCCGGGTGACTGCGACCAGGGCGGTCCCGTCGCCCGCACGCTCCAGGGCGGCGGTCGGATGCTCCGGGTCGAAGCGCGACGTGATGTCTTCGACCGGGAAAAACGTACGCGCGACCCGCACCATCTCGCCCGGCTGGAAATTCTCCAGCCCGTGTACCACCCGATGGGTGGGCAGGACCACCAGCCCGGGCGCGTCCATATTGACGAAGGTCATCATCACCCGGTCATAGGGCTGCTCATCGTCGGCCACCCCACTGCGGGCCCGCCGCTCGTCCCGATAGGCCAGGGCGGTCTCGTAACGATGGTGGCCGTCGGCGATGACCAGCTTCTTCTCGGCCATGGCCCGCTGTGCCGCCCTGACCCTCTCCGGGTCCGATACAGGCCAGACCCGATGGACCACCCCGTATTCGTCTGTAACCTCGATGGCGGGCGGGGAATCGAGAGATAAATGGACTTCCACTGCGCCCTGGGGGTCGGAATAAAGCATAAAGAGCTGCCCGAAGTGCGCGCGGGTGCAGCGCAACAGGTTCAGGCGGTCTTGCTTGGGACCGGAGAGGGTCTGTTCGTGACGGAAAACCACCCCGGAGTCATAGGGCTCGATCTGCCCCAGGCCGATGAAGCCGCGCCGGGTGTGGCGCAGACCGTCCAGACAGAATTCCTGGCTATAGGCGTAGAGGCCGGGAGCGTCGTCCTGGTGCAAGATGCCTTCGCCGCGCCAGGCCCGCAGATGGTCGGCCGCCCGAGTATAGACGTTGTTTTTGTCATCATCCCCGGGTTCCTTCTTGCCCAGGATGATGCGCACCAGGTTGTAAGGACTGGCGGCGTAGTAACGCTCCTGCATGGCCGGGGTGACCTTGTCATAGGGCTGAGTCACGACCAACTGGACCGGCACGCGCCCGGGGTCAAATCGCAGAGCCCGAAAGGGGAAGATTCTGGCCATGGGATGAGAACTCACGATTCTAGCGCGGGGAGCGGGAGTGAAAAAAAGGAAAACCGGCCGCCGTCCCGAGACATCTCACAATCAATACTCGCACCCGCGGTCATTCATAAGAACGGTTTTCGCGCTGTGATACCATCGATCCAACAAGAGGATTCTATGGCCCGCTTCAGGAGCCTCGGGCCAGGGTTCCATCGTTCCCTGGGAAAGCGCGTTCATGGCGCGGTGCGGGCGAGCGCCGCGCTGGCGTTGTTGCTTGTCGGGGCGCTGGTGCTGGGCCCTGCG encodes the following:
- a CDS encoding N-acetylmuramoyl-L-alanine amidase: MAALLAVTLVATGLRSAEEKRATVYAPRVSYTLPVQEHGNDDYVSLPQAVEPLGRVSARVDDHEFRLRFNHVECTFQPGQTHGRIGRQRIDLTAPFLLDGQHGLIPLHSLPVLLSRLLDSRVDFHTASRRIFVGHTATRFTVEVKKGEGMVLSFSEAVNPTISTEPGKLRMTFTREPIVSDTGTFQFMDEKLTPGAHFTESNGTAEVTVQANAPVMATFADGGKTIRIIPAPQQAAQAPPPAPPPPAATPQVPAAESAPGAQLPSPGAAAGMAAAAGHPAYLVVVDAGHGGEERGATLSDKLVEKDVTLAFARKLRGELQARGINTLMLRDSDAAVSLEQRADTVNAARAAVYVALHAATLGTGVRVYTAMLPAASAQQRLFVPWEMAQSGHTVASRALANAVAEEIGKRDMPSAVVAAPVRPLNNLTAAAIAVEVSVPASQVDTLNSANYQQQVAGAIASGIAGARAVVEAAK
- a CDS encoding DUF1015 domain-containing protein; this translates as MARIFPFRALRFDPGRVPVQLVVTQPYDKVTPAMQERYYAASPYNLVRIILGKKEPGDDDKNNVYTRAADHLRAWRGEGILHQDDAPGLYAYSQEFCLDGLRHTRRGFIGLGQIEPYDSGVVFRHEQTLSGPKQDRLNLLRCTRAHFGQLFMLYSDPQGAVEVHLSLDSPPAIEVTDEYGVVHRVWPVSDPERVRAAQRAMAEKKLVIADGHHRYETALAYRDERRARSGVADDEQPYDRVMMTFVNMDAPGLVVLPTHRVVHGLENFQPGEMVRVARTFFPVEDITSRFDPEHPTAALERAGDGTALVAVTRGNKFLLRAPAEATHPALAGLSRMQAELDVVRLHKVLLESVLGLTEQSIREQKNIEYLRDPKEAVARVGAGANVAFLMRPVRVEQVRDIAFAGEVMPQKSTDFYPKLLSGLTIYALD